CAGGTGGCAGCTTGGGCGCgggaggagctgccaggagcggcgggggcggcgccaCGCGGgatttttccagggaaatgccaaaaaaaaaaaaaaaaaaattcccaaatggAATCTCAGAACCttcccctggggctgggatcaGACTCAGTCCTGGTGGGAATCACAAATCCCAAATGGTTGGGGTTTATCCCTGCCCGGAGCTCCCAAGAGGCTCCAGCATTGGGAATTTTGCAGAAATTCTGCCCCTAAAACCAATTTTGCAGAAATTCtatccaaaaaaaccctcaacccCCCCCAATTTTGTGGAAATTCtaccacccaaaaaaccccacaccaccaaaaaaacccccaacccccccaatTTTGCGGTTATTctacccaaaaaaccccacaatctTGCAGAAATTGTACACCCAAAAGTCctaattttgcaaaaaaatctACCCCAACCTCCCAAATTTCCTGAAATTCtacccaaaaaaagaaaaaacccttcttGGTTTTCCGCAGGGCTGTTACAGGAGGCGCGTTTTGAGGCAGAAAATGAGGTTTTGGAAATTCTGGCTGGGAATTCCACCCAGTCTCTCCTGGAGCGTTGTTCTGGTGAGAGCCCTGAGTTCAGATGGGGCCACGCCCCAAATCTGAACCCCTAGCTTTTAGATTTTTACCTTTTTGGCTGATTTTTACCCCCAAAATTTCCATATTTCCCCCTCATTTTGGGGGTTCACCCCACACCTGAATCCTGTAGTAGTTTtggctgatttattttttggcTGATTCTTTCTCCCcaaatttttcatccttttcctctgttttgggGGGTTCACCCCACATCTGAACCCACAGTTTTTAGTTTTTGACCTTTTTTGGCCAACTTTTCCCCAAAACTTCtgtctttgcttctctttttctgagcAAACCCCTCTCCTGTAATTAATTCACCTTTTAAAGCCGATTTCCCcccaaattttccatttttgtccTGTCGTTTTTTGGGGTTCGCCCCACATCTAAACCTGTGGTTTTTAGTCTTTGACCTTTTTGGCcaatttttcccccaaaatttccgcttttttcctgctttttttgcCACCAAGAAACTGCTCCAATCCCAGCCAGGGGGGCCGTGGCCAGGAcgctccttctcctcccctctgaGCTTTGTCCCAAACATCCAAAAAATGTCACCAAACGTCCCCAAAGTGTCCCCAAACGTCACTAAAATGTCCCCAAAATGGCACCAGACATCTCCAAACAATCCCTGAATGTCCTCAAAACATCCCCAACATGTCCCAAGGTGTCCTCAAAACGTCTGCAAAATGTccccaaaatgtcaccaaatgTTTCCAAATGTCCCCAAAGCATCTTGAAATGTCCCCaaaatgtccccagtgtccccagaaGCCCCTGTGGTGCCATTTTTgagtcccagagctgctcttcgGGCggtccctgcccctccccgGCAGGTGAACGCTGTCCCGGGCGGCTCCGTGCTGCTGGCAGACCCCAAGGAggtccccaggtgtccccaggtctctccagggtgtccccaggtgtccccaggtgtccccagatatctccagggtgtccccaggtctctccagggtgtccccaggtgtccccaggtgtccccaaaTGCCGTTtctgtcccagagctgctcttcgGGCAGTCCCGGGCCCCTCCCCGGCAGGTGAACGCCGTCCTGGGCGGCTCCGTGCTGCTGGCGCCGTCGCTGCCGCCCAACCAGACGGTGAAGGAGATCGAGTGGAGCTTCTCGGGTGGCTCCGGTGCCACCATCCAGGTGGCCGAGGTGGGGCCGGGCGGCTTCGAGCGCCCGGACCCGCGGGATCGCTTCGGGAGGCGCCTGGAGATGTTCAACGCCACGGCGCTGAGGATCCGCGAGCTGCAGCGCGGCGACAGCGGCGTCTTCGGGGCCAGGATCAAAATGCAGCCGGCGCTGGTGGATGACCAGAGCTTCAACCTGTCTGTCTACGGTGAGACGGGCTTCGTTAACTGGTTAATTGATTAATTGATTAATTAAGTTCATGCAGCTAagttgggtttggggtggggaaactgaggcatggaATGAAAGAAGGACAATCAGTCCTTCAACCTGTCTGTCTACGGTGAGACGGGCTTCGTTAACTGGTTAATTGAGTTAATTAATTTAGTTCAAGCCATGTAACTAacttgggtttggggtggggaaactgaggcacagagcaaAGGATGGAGTGAAAAAACGACTCTCAATCCTTCGACCTGTTTATCTATGGTGAGACGGGGCTTCGTTAATTAGTTCTTTGACTTCATTaatcaaatttaatttaattaagttgggtttggggtgggggaaaCCGAGGCACGGAGCGGAGTCGGCGTCCCCCGGGTGCCCCGGTGGCATCGCGCTGTGCTCGGTGACAGAGTCGGTGCCCAGCCCCCGGACGCgcagccagctcctggccagCACCCTGGAGTGGTGCAACCTgaccctgcagtgccagggcagcggcagcggcgccGTCAACGTCACCTGGCAGCGCGACAGcctcacctggggacagctgggcacCGCCCGCCACCAGCTGTCCCCCGACGGCACCACCCTGCGCGTGGCGCTGCCACCCGCCGCCACCAACGTCACCTACGCCTGCACCGTCAGTAACCCCGCGGACCGCAAGGTCGCCCTGTTCGACCTGcagagcctgtgccagggcgGAGGTGAGGGGACAGCGACACGGGGGACACTGCTGGGCATGGGGACAGCGACACGGGGGACACTGCTGGGCatggggacagtgacacagggtgGCATcgccagggatggggacagcgaCACAGGGGACAGTGACATGGGACACAgccggggatggggacagtgacacaggggacagtgacacagggtgGCATTGCTGGGCATGGGGACAGCGACACAGGGTGGCACCGTGAGGGTGACAGGGCCGTGAGAGTGGCACGGCTCAGGGTGGCACCTCCAGGGGGTTGGGGACAGTGACTGGAGGGTGACATGGTGAGGGTGGCACGGCTGTCCCCTGCCAGGGGGACCCTCGGCCTTCTCCACCTCGGGCTACGTGGTGCTCTCGCTCATCCTGGTGGCCGTGAGCCTCGGCGGCGCCTTCTGGTGCTGGAGGGCGAACAGCGAGAAGGCGTCGGAGGCAGGTGGGGAACGGCCGATGCCCGAGGGGCTGCGCTGCTCTGCTGTgcgctgctctgctctgctgtgccctgctctgctctggtgtgccctgctgtgccctgctctgctgtgccctgctctgctgtgccctgctgtgccctgctctgctctgctctccctgctctgccttccggccttcctgctttcccattttcctgctttcccattttcctgctttcccattttcctgctttgctttcccgTTTTCCCGTCTcccattttccctgtttttccccacttttccctgggtgttgttgtttttggttttttttcacgTTTCCCCGttttttcccgtttttcccgCAGCCGCCACGCCCGCGGCGCCGGCCGAGGAGAGCCCCGGGGAAGCGCAGTACAGCGACATCGTCTGCAGGAGCCCCCCCGAGGGCAACGACCAGGTcggggaccccaaaaccccggggaatccccccaaaaaacacgGGGAatctccccaaaaaaccctggGGAATCCCCCCCgtcccccccaaaaataaaaccaaaaacccagGGAATCCCAAAACCCCCACAGGAATCCCAAAAAACCTGCGGgaaatccccccccaaaaactaCGGgaatcccaaaaaaacccccagggaATCTCCCCCAAAATGtggggaattaaaaaaacaaaacaaaccaaccaaccaaccaaacaaaaaagcacaaaaaaatccccccacaACACATGGGGAATCCCAAAGAACTATGAGGAATCCCCAAAAACCAGGAGGATCCCCAAAAACTGCAGGAATCCCCAAAACTGTGAGAATCCCAGAACACCTCCGGAGTCCCCAAAAACCGCGGGAAtccccaaaacctcagaaatcctggaaaaccaCGAGAATCCCCCCAAATTTGGCCCTGCAGGGTCCCAGCCCCGCCGAGGCCCCCCAGGAACCCAGCGAACCCCAAAAACCTGAGACCCCGGCCCCAAAATCCTCCCCGGGGGGCGACGAGCAGGGCCAGAGACCCCCGGAGGACACGGCCGAGGAGGTGACATAGGGCCGCAGGTGAgggggggaccccaaaaccccggGGGTTAAAGggttaaagggtgctttgggGAGGGGCTGTCCCCAGAAAGGGACATTTTGGGTACCCCAAAAGAGCCGGGGATAAAGGGTTGGGGGAATTTTGTGGGGACGCCCCAGACCCCCAAAAAAGCGGGACTTTAAGGGTTGGGGTATGCACAAAAAGGGACATTCGGGGAGACCCCAAAAGAGCGGGGCTTCAAGGGTCGGGGAGGGGACTGCCCCTATAAATGGGACGGGTCCTGGGGTCTCCTCCCTTTTTGGGGACCCCACAAAACCGGGCACTGTCCCCGCAGGGCCCCGCAGCACCGGGACCTCCTGGAAGGGCTGTGAAGCGTCGTGTGCCAAACCCCGACCCCAAATCCAGCGCCCCAAGTCCGGCTCCGGGCACCGCAGGAGCCCCCTGACCCCACAACCGGATGGATTTCCCCCTTCTCCGCCCCAAAATCCGCGGGTTTCACCCCAATTCCCTGCCTGAGACTGTTCTGGGGAGGGGAATCCCGATCTGAGCTGGtgggggtgggatttgggggtcctgggggatttgggggtcccCGGGGTTTTTGGGGTCtcggggggattttggggttccCGGGGGGTTCCCCGCATGTTTTGGGACTCTCCGGAATGGGGGAAATTTCGGTATTTCACCGACACCATGGAGAGCTCCTCCCCGGCCCCTCTGTCGCCTGCGTTGCGCTGTCGTGACAGAGAGGGGTATGTCCAgcacccccccctccccgcctgTAAATAAATGTTGGTGACGTTTGTGGCTGTTTTGAGGTGTTttgggggaatttggggtgttgGGGCCGGTTTGGGGGCCGTTTGGGAGCGGGTTTTAGGGCTCTTTCCGGCCGGTTTGGGGGGTATTTTGGGCCTGTTTTGGCCCTGGGTTTGGTTCTATTTTAGGGCTGTTTTGAGTCTGTTTTGGCCCTGGCTTTGGCTCCGCTTTGGAGCTGTTTTGGGGCTGTTTGGGTCTGGTTTAGGTTTTCGAACGCTGTTTCGGGGCTGTTTTGGGCCTGCTTTGAGTCTGTTTTCGGGCCTGTTTCGTCGCTGGCTTTGGCTCCGCCTCTGTTCTGTTTCTCGGGCAGCTTTGGCTCTGTTTTGGCTCTATTTTAGCCCCATTTCAGCCCATCTCGCTCCGTTTTCGCTCCGTTTTACCGGGCCGTGTTTCTGAGGGGAGGGGGCATTTCCCGCGcgcgcgctcccgccgccccctcccctcccgggACCGGAAGCGGAAGCGCGTGGGCGCGCGCTGCCCGGAAGCGCgtgggcggcggcggcggttCCGGttccggcggcggcggcggcggcggcgcgggggaggcaccgggaggaggaggagaagaagaagaagaggaagaagaaggagaaggagaagaagcgGCGGCACCGCCAGCACCAACGCGACAAAGCGGCGCCGCGACGAGAAGCGAacacccccctcccctccctcctctccccccgccccgcagGACCGGGAACGATccgcccccccctcccctcacgAACACAACCCCCGCCTCCTGGCCCGttcccccctcccttcccggcctcctcctccttctcccggAACCCGCCTCGCTGCTccggcccgcgccgcccccgcaGGTGAGGCCCGGGGGGATCGCGGGGGGCGATTTTGggtatttgggggggggggggtgtgcgTGTGGAATTACCGGGAGTGACCGGAGGGGTTTAGGATAAAGGAGAACCCCCGTGGCAAGGGGGCTCGGGGGCTCTCGGTGCGCTCcggccgggggggggggggggggggcgcagGCGGAGCCCCCGTTGGGCGGGGTGGGGGGCGCGGTTAccggggggagggagggaggggaggggggcgcTGGATAAACACGGAGCCGCCGAGGAGGCGGATCCCAGTAGGGCTGGGCGGGGGCTGCGCGGCCCCCCCGCGCTTACCGGGGGCGGAACAAACCCCGGCCCCCTCTCTCCGTTACCGGGAGGGGACGGACGGCGCCCACAGACCGAacaccccccgcccccgcccggcgCTGCCGTTCCCGGTGCGGGCAGCGTGGGAGGCCCCGGCtggcggcggctccgggggtGTCTCGGGCTGCGGGAGCGGCACcgcccggggctggggcggtcccggcggcggggccgggccgggcaggccGGGGCAGGCTCGGTGCGGCTGTAACGGAGACGGGGACGGAGCCAggcacggccccggccccgccgccgccgcctcggcgcctcccggcccctcccggcGGCCATTTGGGGCCTTTGAAGCTTCTCCGGGGCCCGCGGGGGAACCGGGACGGGccggggcagggagcggggatggagccgtGCGGggggcgggcgctgccgggggctgcgggcggtACCGGGGGTGTGCGGGCGGTGCCGGGGGTCTCCGGTTCGTTCCGGGGGTCTCCGATTCTTCCCGGGGGTCTCCAAGCGCTGCCGGGGGTCTGATGTGAATTCCAGGCCCGGAATTCCAGGCAGGGAAATTTCGCCCtcttcttcccccttttccctcccttctcccccattttttcccttccccccgcccccccttttcttcccacttttcccccctttttcctcatttttctctcccctccttccctggcaCATCTGGGCGAGCTCCCAGCTGTGGATTTTGGCAGCTGAACCCGTCTGGGAACTGAGCAGGGTTTGTTTTGTCTCCTTCCTGGAATCCCAGGCAGggaaatttccttttctcccccccccctctttcttccccccctttctttcccccttttttttctctttttccccctcttttccccccaaaatcccaggaatGGCTCCTGACCCCAgttttcccctctccatcccacagGAGGGAGAAAATGAAAGCCGGCTGCAGCATCGTGGATAAGCCGGAAGGAGGAGGGGGTGAGGAATTCCAGAGCCTTTTTCCAAGGGTTCTTTAGTGTTTTTccaggataaaaatatttttctgggaatATTCATCCCACCTCTCCCAAATTTTCCAGTCTGTGGTGGGGAAAAAACGAGGGTGGAGGTGCTGGGTTTAAAATTCAgattcttcctcccttcctggaggtggatttggggtggatttgggaTTATTCCCTCCTGGGATTTTGTGTCCTGGCAGGAATGTGGGTGGCACTGTGAAAAAAGAGGGGAGttttcccccctcaaaaaaaaacctaccCCAAActaagaatttttaattttttttttcccctgaattccatccctggaatttTGAATGGAATATTGAAGGGAATTCCAGCCAAGTTTTACCAATTTTTGGTAGTTTTGAGTgggtttttgtgctttttgggtggattttccaaggaaaatggGGCTGAAAGGAGTCAGAAATGAGGAGCTGGATGGGAAACCTGGACTTCCTTGGATAACATTCcccatttttctcatttttttccagtttttccccattttccccaccCCGAGGCGCACAGGACAGGGTCCAGCCCAGGCTCCAGATCCAGCTGTGGCATTTCATccttgagctgctgcaggaggagcaattcccaaatcccaccgGGGCTCCATTCGAGCCGGGGTTTTTgtggattttggtggtttttggggtttctttgggTGGAATTTCCAGGGAAAGTGGGTTTGAAAGGAGTCAGCTGGATAGGAAATCTGGATGTCCCCACTCCCacgtggattttttttttttagcagaattaACCGATCTCCCATCATTCCCTAAATAACATTTCCCCCGTTTCTCCCCGTTTTCCCCACCCCAAGGCTACCATTTCCCGGAGTGGGCGTACAAGACGGAGTCCAGCCCGGGCTCGCGGCAGATCCAGCTGTGGCACTtcatcctggagctgctgcagaaggaggAGTTCCGGCACGTCATCGCCTGGCAGCAGGGCGAGTACGGCGAGTTCGTCATCAAGGACCCCGACGAGGTGGCGCGGCTGTGGGGGCGGCGCAAGTGCAAGCCCCAGATGAACTACGACAAGCTCAGCCGCGCGCTCAGGTGGGCAAGGCTCGAGGTTTTACCTTTAAGCGTTGGTGAGTTCTATCAGAAACACAAACCCCAGGTGAACTACGACAAGCTCAGGTGGGCACCGGGGTGATGTGTGAGGGGAATGTTGATGTGCCAAGCGTTCACGTTAACCTCTGCATAGTTCAGTCAGTGCAGTTTAAGTTCGGGTATTAAACGTTATCCTAAGTTCCGCTAAGCCCAGGCTCTGTCAGGTTTTACCTTTAAGTGTTGGTGAGTTCTATCAGAAACACAAACCCCAGGTGAACTACAACAAGCTCGGTGGCACCGAGGTGATGTGTGAGGGGAGTGTTGGTGTGAACAGAGCTCACGTTAACCTCTGCatagttttaattatttcagtttaatttcaGGTATTAAACGGTTTGAGCTGCATTATCCTAAGTTCCGCTAAGCCCAGGCTCTGTTAGGTTTTATGTTTTAAGTGTTGGTAAGTTTTATCAGAAACACAAACCCCAGATGAACTACGACAAGCTCAGGTGGCACCGAGGTGATGTGTGAAGGGAACGTCGATGTGCCGAGAGCTCACGTGAATGTTAATGTTAAAAATcaagatattaaatattttaataactgaATAACCCTAATATTGAAATGATTTTCTGTATAGCTCAGTTTAAGTTTGGACGTTAATCTGTTTAAATGGCGTTGTTCTGAGTCCCGTTGGGCTCAGGCCCTGTTAGGTTTGACTTGCTTTTTTAAGCTTTGGTAAgtttaaattttat
The window above is part of the Hirundo rustica isolate bHirRus1 unplaced genomic scaffold, bHirRus1.pri.v3 scaffold_61_arrow_ctg1_1, whole genome shotgun sequence genome. Proteins encoded here:
- the LOC120748168 gene encoding T-lymphocyte surface antigen Ly-9-like isoform X1 codes for the protein MAPDISKQSLNVLKTSPTCPKVSSKRLQNVPKMSPNVSKCPQSILKCPQNVPSVPRSPCGAIFESQSCSSGGPCPSPAGERCPGRLRAAGRPQGGPQVSPGVPRYLQGVPRSLQGVPRCPQVSPNAVSVPELLFGQSRAPPRQVNAVLGGSVLLAPSLPPNQTVKEIEWSFSGGSGATIQVAEVGPGGFERPDPRDRFGRRLEMFNATALRIRELQRGDSGVFGARIKMQPALVDDQSFNLSVYESVPSPRTRSQLLASTLEWCNLTLQCQGSGSGAVNVTWQRDSLTWGQLGTARHQLSPDGTTLRVALPPAATNVTYACTVSNPADRKVALFDLQSLCQGGGGPSAFSTSGYVVLSLILVAVSLGGAFWCWRANSEKASEAAATPAAPAEESPGEAQYSDIVCRSPPEGNDQGPSPAEAPQEPSEPQKPETPAPKSSPGGDEQGQRPPEDTAEEVT
- the LOC120748168 gene encoding T-lymphocyte surface antigen Ly-9-like isoform X2, with product MAPDISKQSLNVLKTSPTCPKVSSKRLQNVPKMSPNVSKCPQSILKCPQNVPSVPRSPCGAIFESQSCSSGGPCPSPAGERCPGRLRAAGRPQGGPQVSPGVPRYLQGVPRSLQGVPRCPQVSPNAVSVPELLFGQSRAPPRQVNAVLGGSVLLAPSLPPNQTVKEIEWSFSGGSGATIQVAEVGPGGFERPDPRDRFGRRLEMFNATALRIRELQRGDSGVFGARIKMQPALVDDQSFNLSVYESVPSPRTRSQLLASTLEWCNLTLQCQGSGSGAVNVTWQRDSLTWGQLGTARHQLSPDGTTLRVALPPAATNVTYACTVSNPADRKVALFDLQSLCQGGGGPSAFSTSGYVVLSLILVAVSLGGAFWCWRANSEKASEAAATPAAPAEESPGEAQYSDIVCRSPPEGNDQGPAAPGPPGRAVKRRVPNPDPKSSAPSPAPGTAGAP
- the LOC120748168 gene encoding uncharacterized protein LOC120748168 isoform X4 → MAPDISKQSLNVLKTSPTCPKVSSKRLQNVPKMSPNVSKCPQSILKCPQNVPSVPRSPCGAIFESQSCSSGGPCPSPAGERCPGRLRAAGRPQGGPQVSPGVPRYLQGVPRSLQGVPRCPQVSPNAVSVPELLFGQSRAPPRQVNAVLGGSVLLAPSLPPNQTVKEIEWSFSGGSGATIQVAEVGPGGFERPDPRDRFGRRLEMFNATALRIRELQRGDSGVFGARIKMQPALVDDQSFNLSVYESVPSPRTRSQLLASTLEWCNLTLQCQGSGSGAVNVTWQRDSLTWGQLGTARHQLSPDGTTLRVALPPAATNVTYACTVSNPADRKVALFDLQSLCQGGAATPAAPAEESPGEAQYSDIVCRSPPEGNDQGPSPAEAPQEPSEPQKPETPAPKSSPGGDEQGQRPPEDTAEEVT
- the LOC120748168 gene encoding T-lymphocyte surface antigen Ly-9-like isoform X3, with protein sequence MSPVSPEAPVVPFLSPRAALRAVPAPPRQVNAVPGGSVLLADPKEVPRCPQVSPGCPQVSPGVPRYLQGVPRSLQGVPRCPQVSPNAVSVPELLFGQSRAPPRQVNAVLGGSVLLAPSLPPNQTVKEIEWSFSGGSGATIQVAEVGPGGFERPDPRDRFGRRLEMFNATALRIRELQRGDSGVFGARIKMQPALVDDQSFNLSVYESVPSPRTRSQLLASTLEWCNLTLQCQGSGSGAVNVTWQRDSLTWGQLGTARHQLSPDGTTLRVALPPAATNVTYACTVSNPADRKVALFDLQSLCQGGGGPSAFSTSGYVVLSLILVAVSLGGAFWCWRANSEKASEAAATPAAPAEESPGEAQYSDIVCRSPPEGNDQGPSPAEAPQEPSEPQKPETPAPKSSPGGDEQGQRPPEDTAEEVT